A single Chryseobacterium sp. DNA region contains:
- a CDS encoding thioredoxin family protein, with the protein MNTPSNMLALGTKAPFFELPNPSKTNELQSLEELKGEKGTLVIFMCNHCPFVLHVIDKINELYEDYHDKGIEFIAINANDIEKYPADSPEKMIEFQIERRFDFPYLFDESQAVAKAYDAACTPDFYFFDDKLDLIYRGQMDDSRPGNNKDVTGEDLIIAFENLLAGESQEEIQRPSMGCNIKWK; encoded by the coding sequence ATGAATACTCCCTCAAATATGCTCGCATTAGGTACAAAAGCTCCCTTTTTTGAGCTTCCTAACCCGTCAAAAACGAATGAACTTCAGTCTTTAGAAGAGCTGAAAGGAGAAAAAGGAACATTGGTGATCTTTATGTGCAACCATTGTCCGTTTGTTCTTCACGTGATCGATAAGATCAATGAATTATACGAAGATTATCATGATAAAGGAATTGAATTCATTGCGATCAATGCGAATGATATTGAAAAATATCCGGCGGATTCTCCGGAAAAGATGATCGAGTTTCAAATTGAAAGAAGATTTGATTTTCCTTATTTATTCGATGAAAGCCAGGCTGTGGCAAAAGCTTACGATGCAGCCTGTACCCCGGATTTTTATTTCTTTGATGATAAATTGGATCTTATTTACAGAGGCCAGATGGATGATTCAAGACCGGGAAATAACAAAGATGTGACCGGAGAAGATTTAATTATTGCTTTTGAAAATCTTTTGGCCGGCGAGTCTCAGGAAGAAATTCAGAGACCAAGCATGGGCTGTAATATTAAGTGGAAATAG
- a CDS encoding TetR/AcrR family transcriptional regulator, whose product MLTLLVKYIMGLHERRQREKESIRANILQAAFTLAKTEGWASLSMRKIADAIEYSAPVVYDYFENKEAILFEISLDGFHKLHIELLKAQQKHDSPEEQLVAIVDAYWNFAFKNKEYYQLMFGLGMQCCGKGQMKKEFSSFQELIYECTYEIIKKNGSNPDNACHMSHALFSAVHGMISMMMMRTADIPSTMNKTTLDETVSAFIKSL is encoded by the coding sequence TTGCTAACACTGTTAGTAAAATATATCATGGGCCTACATGAACGTCGTCAAAGAGAAAAAGAATCCATCCGTGCAAATATTTTGCAGGCGGCATTTACTTTGGCCAAAACTGAGGGCTGGGCATCACTTTCTATGCGTAAGATAGCAGATGCTATTGAGTATAGTGCACCGGTGGTGTATGATTATTTTGAAAATAAAGAAGCCATTTTATTTGAAATTTCTTTAGATGGTTTTCATAAGTTACATATAGAATTATTAAAAGCCCAGCAGAAACACGACAGTCCGGAAGAACAGCTTGTTGCGATTGTGGATGCGTATTGGAACTTTGCTTTTAAAAATAAGGAATATTACCAGCTTATGTTTGGCCTCGGAATGCAGTGTTGCGGAAAAGGGCAGATGAAAAAAGAATTCTCATCATTCCAGGAGCTGATCTATGAGTGTACTTACGAGATTATAAAGAAAAACGGATCCAATCCAGACAATGCCTGCCATATGTCCCATGCTCTGTTTTCTGCCGTTCACGGAATGATCTCTATGATGATGATGCGTACTGCTGATATCCCTTCAACAATGAATAAAACGACTTTAGACGAAACAGTTTCGGCTTTTATTAAGTCTTTGTAA
- a CDS encoding efflux RND transporter periplasmic adaptor subunit, whose amino-acid sequence MKIPGKTSFIVLISSIILLQSCTKAAEGSNAAPPAPELPVYTVISSPATTYQEFPTALEGKNNVEIRSQVDGYLDRIYVEEGAYVKAGQPLFKIDSRSYGEQMNMAQANLQAANANIQKAKVEVDRLQPLVAAKVVSDVQLKTAKANYEAAVAAAAQARASVGNARINVGFTTITAPVSGYIGRIPYKKGSLISRTDVNPLTLLSDISEIYAYFSLSELDFIAFQNKYPGATLEEKLKNMPMVELVIADNSTYPEKGKLSIVDGQFDKTTGAISVRAVFPNTNGTLRTGNTGRVRMPQLISNAVVIPQESTFEIQDKTYVYVMGKDQKVTGRPIKISGKTDSYYFISEGLSPGEKIVFTGIGTLKDGASIRPKNISSDSLLKAKPL is encoded by the coding sequence ATGAAAATACCTGGAAAAACAAGCTTTATTGTACTTATTTCAAGTATAATTCTTTTACAGAGCTGCACCAAGGCCGCGGAAGGATCTAACGCCGCACCGCCAGCTCCTGAACTTCCGGTTTATACCGTAATCTCCTCTCCTGCGACAACATATCAGGAATTCCCTACAGCTTTGGAAGGGAAAAACAATGTGGAAATCAGATCTCAGGTGGATGGATATCTTGACAGAATCTATGTAGAAGAAGGAGCTTATGTAAAAGCAGGACAGCCTTTATTTAAGATAGATTCACGAAGCTATGGCGAACAGATGAATATGGCACAGGCCAATCTTCAGGCTGCCAATGCCAACATACAGAAAGCAAAAGTAGAAGTGGACAGACTTCAGCCATTGGTTGCTGCAAAAGTAGTCTCTGATGTGCAGCTTAAAACGGCAAAAGCCAATTACGAAGCGGCTGTAGCAGCGGCCGCACAAGCCAGAGCCTCTGTAGGAAACGCAAGAATCAATGTAGGATTTACAACCATTACAGCTCCCGTAAGCGGCTATATCGGAAGAATCCCTTACAAAAAGGGAAGTCTGATCTCAAGAACAGATGTAAATCCATTGACCTTATTATCTGATATCAGTGAAATTTATGCTTATTTCTCTCTGAGTGAGCTGGACTTTATTGCTTTTCAGAATAAATACCCAGGAGCTACTTTGGAAGAAAAGCTGAAAAATATGCCAATGGTAGAATTGGTGATCGCTGATAACAGTACTTACCCTGAAAAAGGAAAATTGAGTATCGTAGACGGGCAGTTTGATAAAACTACCGGAGCCATCAGTGTACGGGCCGTTTTCCCTAATACCAACGGAACTTTAAGAACCGGGAACACAGGAAGAGTGCGTATGCCTCAGCTGATCTCGAATGCCGTAGTTATTCCGCAGGAATCTACATTCGAAATTCAGGATAAAACCTATGTATATGTAATGGGCAAAGATCAGAAGGTAACCGGAAGACCAATCAAAATATCAGGAAAAACGGATAGCTATTATTTTATTTCCGAAGGACTTTCTCCTGGAGAAAAAATCGTATTCACAGGGATTGGAACCTTAAAAGACGGAGCCTCTATCAGACCGAAAAATATTTCTTCTGACAGCCTGTTAAAAGCGAAACCATTATAA
- a CDS encoding efflux RND transporter permease subunit yields MLKQFIERPVLSTVISIILLLLGALSLFNLPIALFPDIAPPSVQVTAFYPGANAEVVARSVATPIEEAVNGVENMTYMTSNSSNDGTMTLSVYFKQGADADNAAVNVQNRVSKAMSQLPQEVVQAGISTQKVQNSMIMFMGLTSEDEKQYDELFLQNYLKINVIPQIQRIPGVAQAQVFGTRDYSMRIWLKPDRLAANNLSPQEVLGAIKDHNLEAAPGRLGQGSKETYEYILKYKGKLNKNEDYENIAIKANSDGSFLRLKDVARVEFGSYTYTATNRVDGKPVAGFAILQTAGSNANEILTEIEKQVKVMETTLPKGVKPIIMYNSKDFLDASIHQVVETLVIAFILVFIVVYIFLQDFRSTLIPAIAVPVAIIGTFFFLQLFGFSINMLTLFALVLAIGIVVDDAIVVVEAVHSKMEQTGMPVEHATMNSMSEISGAIISITLVMCAVFIPVGFMQGPAGVFYRQFAFTLAIAILISAVNALTLSPALCAMFLNDPQGEHGEHGHKQGFGARFFNAFNASFNSMTRKYIYSLKFLIKNKWVAIGGLVVITAASVFLIKKAPSGFIPTEDQGFVLYAVNTPPGSSLERTHRATAQIDKIINGEKATNHLWVADGMNFISNANASPYSAGFIKLKDYDKRGEMKDPDQIAATLTGKVSQVKDANAFFFNFPTVQGFGNVSGFEFMLQDKTNGSFEQLGTTTQQFIGELMKRPEIAFAFTTYAAGNPQYTIDVDTDKANQLGVSVTELMQTMQIYFGSSFVSDFNRFGKYYRVMAQADIPYRTDVNSLEGIYVKNKSGEMVPAKTLVMLKRSFGPETVTRNNLFNAVTINGTPKPGYSTGDAIKAVEEVAQQSLPRGYGYEWTGITREEIKTSGQTAFIFFLSILFVYFLLAAQYESYILPFAIILTIPTGIFGVFAFTGLAGIDNNIYVQVGLIMLVGLLAKNAILIVEFAVQRRKAGKTLIESALQASRLRLRPILMTSFAFIVGMLPLVWTQGASSKGNHSIGYSTVGGMLTGVVFGIFIIPVMYVIFQYLHEKMPSRKKKRLLKKQQEELLAATH; encoded by the coding sequence ATGTTAAAACAATTTATAGAAAGACCGGTCCTTTCAACGGTCATCTCCATAATACTTTTATTATTGGGAGCCCTGTCTCTCTTTAATTTACCGATAGCCCTCTTTCCGGATATTGCACCGCCAAGTGTACAGGTAACGGCTTTCTATCCCGGAGCTAATGCTGAGGTAGTGGCACGTTCTGTAGCGACCCCCATTGAGGAAGCGGTGAACGGAGTTGAGAACATGACTTATATGACCTCCAACTCCAGTAATGACGGTACCATGACCCTGAGTGTTTACTTCAAACAGGGCGCTGATGCTGATAATGCTGCAGTAAACGTACAGAACCGTGTATCGAAAGCAATGAGCCAGCTACCTCAGGAGGTGGTACAGGCCGGGATTTCGACACAGAAAGTTCAGAACAGTATGATCATGTTCATGGGACTGACCAGTGAAGATGAAAAACAATATGATGAATTATTTCTTCAAAATTATCTGAAGATCAACGTTATTCCACAGATACAGCGTATTCCGGGAGTGGCTCAGGCTCAGGTATTCGGAACAAGGGATTATTCCATGAGAATCTGGCTGAAGCCGGACCGTCTGGCTGCTAATAATCTTTCTCCCCAGGAAGTTCTGGGAGCGATTAAAGACCACAACCTTGAAGCCGCTCCGGGCCGTCTGGGACAGGGAAGCAAGGAAACGTACGAGTATATCCTTAAATACAAAGGAAAACTGAATAAGAATGAGGATTATGAAAACATCGCTATCAAAGCAAACAGTGACGGTTCTTTCCTACGATTAAAAGATGTGGCAAGAGTAGAGTTCGGATCTTATACTTATACGGCAACGAACAGAGTAGACGGAAAGCCGGTTGCCGGATTTGCGATCTTACAGACCGCAGGTTCCAATGCCAATGAAATCCTGACTGAAATTGAAAAGCAGGTAAAAGTAATGGAAACGACTCTGCCAAAAGGAGTAAAACCAATTATCATGTACAATTCCAAAGACTTTTTGGATGCTTCTATCCATCAGGTTGTGGAAACATTAGTCATTGCCTTCATCCTGGTATTTATTGTCGTATATATTTTCCTTCAGGATTTCAGATCTACATTAATTCCGGCTATTGCAGTCCCCGTTGCCATTATCGGTACATTCTTCTTCCTTCAGCTGTTTGGTTTCAGCATCAATATGCTTACCCTGTTTGCATTGGTTCTGGCCATCGGAATTGTAGTGGATGATGCCATCGTAGTGGTAGAAGCCGTCCATTCCAAAATGGAGCAGACAGGAATGCCGGTAGAGCATGCTACCATGAATTCAATGAGTGAAATCTCAGGAGCGATTATTTCCATTACACTGGTAATGTGTGCGGTGTTTATTCCGGTTGGCTTCATGCAGGGACCTGCAGGGGTTTTCTACAGACAGTTTGCTTTCACATTAGCAATTGCGATTTTAATCTCGGCAGTAAATGCATTGACATTGAGCCCGGCATTATGTGCGATGTTCTTAAATGATCCTCAGGGAGAGCACGGTGAACACGGTCATAAACAAGGTTTTGGAGCAAGATTTTTCAACGCCTTCAATGCGAGTTTCAATAGCATGACCCGTAAATATATTTACAGTCTTAAGTTTTTAATTAAGAATAAATGGGTTGCGATAGGAGGTCTTGTTGTCATTACAGCAGCAAGTGTATTTTTAATCAAAAAAGCACCGTCAGGATTTATTCCTACTGAAGATCAGGGATTTGTACTGTATGCGGTGAACACTCCTCCGGGAAGTTCACTGGAAAGAACCCACAGAGCAACAGCACAGATCGATAAGATCATCAATGGGGAAAAAGCAACCAATCATCTTTGGGTAGCAGATGGAATGAACTTTATCAGTAACGCAAATGCTTCTCCGTATTCTGCCGGCTTTATCAAGCTTAAAGATTATGACAAGCGTGGTGAGATGAAAGATCCGGACCAGATTGCAGCGACATTAACAGGAAAGGTAAGCCAGGTGAAAGATGCCAATGCATTCTTCTTCAACTTCCCTACTGTTCAGGGATTCGGTAACGTTTCCGGCTTTGAATTCATGCTTCAGGATAAAACGAATGGTTCTTTTGAACAATTGGGAACAACGACTCAACAGTTCATCGGAGAGCTGATGAAAAGACCTGAAATTGCTTTTGCCTTTACCACTTATGCAGCAGGAAACCCTCAGTATACCATTGATGTAGACACCGATAAAGCAAACCAGCTGGGCGTTTCCGTTACAGAACTGATGCAGACCATGCAGATTTATTTCGGAAGTAGCTTCGTCTCGGATTTCAACAGGTTTGGAAAATATTACAGAGTAATGGCTCAGGCCGATATTCCTTACCGTACCGATGTCAATTCACTGGAAGGAATTTATGTAAAAAATAAATCAGGAGAAATGGTTCCTGCAAAAACTCTGGTGATGTTAAAAAGATCTTTCGGACCTGAAACAGTAACCAGAAATAACCTTTTCAATGCCGTAACGATTAATGGAACACCAAAACCGGGATACAGTACCGGAGATGCCATCAAAGCTGTAGAAGAAGTAGCGCAGCAATCACTTCCAAGAGGGTACGGATATGAATGGACAGGAATTACCCGTGAAGAGATCAAAACAAGCGGTCAGACTGCATTTATCTTCTTCTTAAGTATTCTGTTTGTATATTTCCTGCTGGCAGCACAGTATGAAAGCTACATTCTTCCGTTTGCCATTATTCTTACCATTCCTACAGGAATTTTCGGAGTATTTGCCTTCACAGGATTAGCTGGAATTGATAATAACATTTACGTACAGGTCGGATTGATCATGTTAGTCGGACTACTAGCGAAAAACGCCATCTTAATTGTGGAGTTTGCCGTTCAGAGAAGAAAAGCAGGAAAAACATTGATAGAATCTGCGCTTCAGGCATCCAGATTACGTTTAAGACCTATCCTAATGACCTCTTTTGCCTTCATCGTGGGCATGCTTCCACTGGTGTGGACACAGGGAGCCTCTTCAAAAGGAAATCACTCTATCGGATACAGTACCGTAGGAGGAATGCTTACAGGAGTAGTGTTCGGGATTTTTATTATTCCGGTAATGTATGTGATCTTCCAATATCTGCATGAAAAAATGCCAAGCAGAAAAAAGAAAAGACTTCTGAAAAAACAACAGGAAGAACTTTTAGCGGCTACTCATTAA